In Mytilus edulis chromosome 7, xbMytEdul2.2, whole genome shotgun sequence, a single genomic region encodes these proteins:
- the LOC139483249 gene encoding uncharacterized protein, with amino-acid sequence MQEEHRQSLKRNYVQLVKETPTDLVVDHLYQNGILTDEMREEILQNSNSYSKTRQLITTLQRRGPRAFECFCTALTDEGKSSLVHLLKESKIKSEVSKDRAMLPIGGDIFVVVNEWRDKVLIHIRKYEKNSADVYVPTKKGIALDLNQWQLLEMYVNEIEEAISQMIDDVTGVPEMTFHLGRGVYVSVNKTYPTVDVRQRWKIPETNQIVSTKKGISLTYDKWEALKGTFPDVRETVPEIETTTPCILSEDHQNQEGMLMCSNCNPFAEPL; translated from the coding sequence ATGCAGGAAGAGCACAGACAGTCCTTAAAGAGAAATTACGTGCAATTGGTAAAAGAAACACCAACAGATCTTGTTGTTGATCATTTGTACCAGAATGGGATCCTGACAGATGAGATGAGGGAAGAAATTTTACAGAATTCAAACTCTTATTCGAAAACTAGACAACTCATTACAACACTTCAGAGAAGGGGCCCAAGGGcatttgaatgtttttgtacAGCACTGACTGATGAAGGCAAGTCAAGTTTAGTACATCTTTTGAAAGAGTCAAAGATTAAATCAGAAGTATCAAAAGATAGAGCCATGTTACCTATAGGAGGAGATATATTTGTCGTCGTCAATGAATGGCGTGACAAGGTGTTGATTCACATCCGTAAATACGAAAAGAATTCAGCAGACGTGTATGTTCCTACAAAAAAGGGAATCGCACTGGATCTGAACCAATGGCAGCTATTAGAAATGTATGTTAACGAAATCGAAGAGGCTATAAGTCAGATGATTGATGACGTTACAGGGGTTCCTGAAATGACTTTTCATCTTGGTAGAGGTGTGTACGTTTCTGTTAACAAAACGTACCCAACAGTTGATGTCAGACAACGCTGGAAGATACCTGAAACCAATCAGATAGTTTCAACAAAGAAGGGCATTTCTCTCACATATGACAAGTGGGAAGCGTTGAAAGGGACATTTCCTGACGTCAGAGAGACTGTTCCTGAAATAGAAACTACGACCCCTTGTATTTTATCAGAAGACCATCAAAACCAAGAAGGGATGCTCATGTGTTCAAACTGTAACCCATTTGCCGAACCTTTATGA
- the LOC139483250 gene encoding uncharacterized protein: MVKGYNARPHRTLGGFSPVDVTKRNADEVRLSAYLARNPKKREKKVIKKTEIKRRKKSFRYKINDLVRLTFKSHPFQRGYLQKWTEEIFKISRRYFRQNLSLYKVVDLQNDEIEGTFQDSEVQKVRKDGDTIWKIEKVVKRRQKNGVKQVLVRWLGYPKKFDSWVPALDIQK; the protein is encoded by the coding sequence ATGGTCAAGGGGTATAACGCAAGACCGCATCGTACACTTGGTGGTTTCTCACCGGTTGATGTGACTAAACGCAATGCAGATGAAGTTCGTTTAAGTGCGTATCTTGCCCGAAATCCTAAGAAAAGGgaaaagaaagttattaaaaaaacagagatcaaaagaaggaaaaaaagcTTTAGGTATAAAATAAATGATCTTGTCCGACTTACATTCAAAAGTCATCCATTTCAACGTGGCTATCTACAGAAATGGACAGAGGAGATATTCAAGATTTCTCGTCGGTATTTTCGACAAAATCTTAGTCTGTATAAGGTCGTTGACCTTCAAAATGACGAAATAGAAGGGACCTTCCAAGATAGTGAAGTTCAGAAAGTACGGAAGGATGGCGATACCATATGGAAAATAGAAAAAGTTGTTAAAAGACGACAAAAAAATGGCGTTAAACAGGTATTGGTTCGTTGGCTTGGCTACCCTAAAAAGTTCGACTCATGGGTTCCCGCTTTGGACATCCAGAAGTAA